A genomic segment from Neobacillus sp. YX16 encodes:
- a CDS encoding M23 family metallopeptidase: MSSISPRDAHAKGPDEYQERMKLYKKVETLTQIPWYYLAAIDQYERNIRAVRRDLPKAESVIGIYFTPEKWAGPTNPNPAEENPAIIQFFNGMGVDGDGDGRASLKSDEDVLYAFANYLLSYGVDHDNIKIGLWNYYHRDKTVGIIADKAKVYRHFGRLELDKHVFPMPLRSNHSYRSTWGDARGWGGRRIHEGTDIFADYGVPVRATNYGIVEMKGWNKFGGWRVGIRDINNTYHYFAHLSGFAKDLKVGQIVEPGTLIGGVGSSGYGPPGTSGKFPPHLHYGMYKDNGYTEWSFDPTPHLGLWKNQEKQALKNKK, encoded by the coding sequence ATGAGCAGCATATCTCCCAGGGATGCTCATGCTAAAGGTCCTGATGAGTATCAGGAAAGAATGAAGCTATACAAAAAAGTGGAGACACTCACACAAATTCCTTGGTATTATTTAGCAGCTATTGATCAATACGAAAGGAATATCCGTGCGGTTCGTAGAGACTTACCCAAGGCGGAAAGTGTGATTGGCATTTATTTTACTCCAGAGAAATGGGCTGGGCCAACCAATCCAAATCCTGCCGAAGAAAACCCCGCAATTATCCAGTTTTTTAATGGTATGGGTGTGGACGGTGATGGAGATGGTAGAGCCAGTTTAAAGAGCGACGAAGATGTTTTATATGCTTTTGCCAATTATCTACTATCGTATGGAGTAGATCATGATAATATTAAAATCGGTTTATGGAATTATTATCATCGTGATAAAACAGTTGGCATTATTGCGGACAAGGCGAAAGTGTACCGGCATTTCGGCCGGTTAGAATTAGATAAACATGTATTCCCGATGCCATTACGAAGCAATCACAGCTATCGCAGTACCTGGGGTGATGCCAGGGGCTGGGGCGGCAGAAGGATTCATGAGGGTACCGACATTTTTGCTGATTACGGAGTTCCTGTCCGGGCTACAAACTATGGAATCGTAGAAATGAAGGGATGGAATAAGTTCGGCGGCTGGCGAGTTGGAATTCGTGACATTAATAATACGTATCATTATTTTGCTCACCTTAGCGGTTTTGCTAAAGATTTAAAAGTGGGTCAAATCGTCGAACCAGGAACGTTAATCGGCGGTGTCGGCAGTTCTGGGTATGGACCTCCTGGGACATCAGGTAAATTCCCTCCCCATTTGCACTATGGGATGTACAAAGATAATGGCTATACAGAATGGTCCTTTGACCCTACACCACATTTAGGATTATGGAAAAATCAGGAAAAACAGGCATTAAAGAATAAAAAGTAA
- a CDS encoding bifunctional UDP-sugar hydrolase/5'-nucleotidase, which translates to MEMIHIYHTNDLHSHLKRWPRIQHFLKSRRTHHAESGEDFFLFDIGDFIDRWHPLSEGTGGQGNIELLNESGYNAVTIGNNEGINFPYEVLNHLYEKSEFDVVVANLYDKTGQHPTWLKPYKIYQTKRGTRIGVIGLTAYFSLLYDLLGWHLAEPFEELGKWIQTLKDQSDVIILLSHLGLTHDERIAIEYPEIDVILGGHTHHTLPEGKQVGQTLLAGAGKHGRFVGHVTLQIADKNICSKQAKLYNVMELPTIQDERAISKEIYRRGKKLLNQKVTILPKEYIHDPFQATELSQILCQALREWCDADCAFINAGLILGPLSGKVTSYDLLSICPHPINPCKIQLTGSELKEVINETNSDDWANRQVIGLGFRGTVMGASVYDRITFKENNEIYINGHELDLNQIYSLAIPDMFTFGHFFKNVFPNKEKEYFLPEFLRDILKWKLQK; encoded by the coding sequence ATGGAAATGATCCATATCTATCATACAAATGATCTTCACAGCCATTTAAAAAGGTGGCCGCGAATTCAGCATTTTTTAAAAAGCAGAAGAACACATCATGCAGAGAGTGGAGAAGATTTTTTCCTTTTTGACATAGGTGACTTTATTGATCGCTGGCACCCACTCTCAGAGGGGACCGGAGGACAGGGAAATATTGAACTGTTGAATGAGAGTGGGTATAATGCGGTGACAATTGGTAACAATGAAGGAATCAATTTTCCTTATGAAGTGCTTAATCATCTGTATGAAAAAAGTGAATTTGATGTTGTAGTGGCTAATCTCTATGACAAGACTGGTCAGCATCCTACATGGCTTAAACCATATAAAATTTATCAGACAAAACGGGGAACACGGATTGGTGTAATTGGATTAACTGCCTATTTTTCGCTTCTTTATGACCTGTTAGGCTGGCATCTGGCTGAGCCGTTTGAGGAGTTGGGGAAGTGGATACAAACATTAAAGGATCAATCGGATGTCATTATTCTGCTCTCCCATCTTGGACTTACCCACGATGAAAGAATTGCAATCGAATATCCAGAAATAGATGTCATTCTTGGCGGTCATACCCACCATACCCTTCCTGAAGGGAAGCAGGTGGGACAGACATTGCTTGCTGGAGCTGGTAAGCATGGCAGATTTGTTGGACATGTAACGCTCCAGATAGCTGATAAAAATATTTGTAGTAAACAGGCGAAATTGTATAATGTTATGGAACTCCCAACTATACAAGATGAGAGAGCAATTTCTAAGGAGATTTACCGAAGAGGGAAGAAGCTGCTAAATCAAAAAGTTACTATCTTGCCTAAGGAATACATCCATGATCCCTTTCAAGCCACTGAGCTGTCTCAGATTTTATGCCAAGCATTAAGGGAATGGTGCGATGCAGATTGTGCCTTTATTAATGCAGGTCTTATTTTGGGTCCATTATCTGGGAAGGTAACCTCCTATGATTTGCTGTCGATTTGTCCTCATCCAATCAATCCCTGTAAAATTCAACTTACCGGCAGTGAATTAAAAGAAGTAATAAATGAAACAAATTCAGATGACTGGGCCAATCGGCAGGTTATTGGGCTTGGTTTTAGAGGCACAGTAATGGGGGCAAGTGTTTACGATCGGATTACTTTTAAAGAAAACAATGAGATTTATATAAATGGTCATGAACTGGATCTAAATCAGATCTACTCTCTTGCCATTCCAGATATGTTTACTTTTGGACATTTTTTTAAAAACGTTTTTCCGAATAAGGAAAAGGAATACTTCCTTCCTGAATTTTTACGAGACATATTAAAATGGAAATTACAAAAGTAG
- a CDS encoding DUF1805 domain-containing protein, with amino-acid sequence MIELSPVEINGHTFLAVTVLLPKTTLLTVSNDKGYIMCGALDVGLLNEKLKDRKIIAARAVGVKTIEQLLNAPMESVTTEAESIGITKGMLGKDALLKMV; translated from the coding sequence TTGATTGAGCTATCACCGGTAGAGATTAATGGTCACACGTTCTTGGCTGTTACTGTCTTACTACCAAAAACAACATTGCTTACTGTAAGCAATGATAAGGGATATATAATGTGCGGTGCCTTAGATGTTGGATTATTGAACGAAAAGCTGAAGGACCGAAAAATTATAGCCGCTAGAGCGGTAGGAGTAAAAACCATTGAACAGCTCCTTAATGCACCAATGGAGTCAGTAACAACCGAGGCAGAAAGCATAGGAATAACAAAAGGAATGCTTGGGAAAGATGCTTTGTTAAAAATGGTTTAA
- the yunB gene encoding sporulation protein YunB: MAKFRVRARKRGPLPFRYVMLLSFVFFLLSTALGIWLVNKGIEPSLMRYAESKTKQIASQVINKAINKKTVEVGDVIAVEAGQNGAQPSASLKTEVINQKLSEITNEIQKNLNAAEKGDLDSLEKLTDVDIEVNTEKQDGIVWNVPLGQATNMALLGNLGPKIPVRFHAIGEVRPDVKINPKPMGINNTWIDVAIHLEVSVQIITPFATEITKLEQNIPVGGRLIQGEVPQFYNNGGSGITPSIQIPQPER, translated from the coding sequence TTGGCTAAGTTTCGTGTACGTGCCCGGAAACGAGGACCGTTACCTTTCAGATATGTCATGCTACTATCATTTGTTTTCTTTCTATTGTCTACTGCACTTGGAATATGGCTGGTAAACAAAGGAATTGAACCTTCCTTAATGAGATATGCGGAATCCAAGACTAAACAAATTGCCTCCCAAGTAATTAATAAGGCAATTAACAAAAAAACAGTAGAAGTTGGAGATGTTATTGCTGTTGAGGCCGGTCAAAATGGTGCTCAGCCAAGTGCAAGTTTAAAAACGGAAGTGATAAATCAGAAGTTATCAGAGATCACCAATGAAATACAGAAAAACTTAAATGCAGCAGAAAAAGGCGACCTGGATTCCTTAGAGAAATTAACGGATGTTGATATTGAGGTAAATACAGAGAAGCAGGATGGAATTGTTTGGAATGTTCCGCTTGGTCAAGCAACGAATATGGCTTTGCTAGGAAATTTAGGCCCAAAAATACCTGTAAGGTTTCATGCAATTGGTGAGGTACGGCCGGATGTGAAAATTAATCCTAAACCAATGGGAATCAATAATACATGGATTGATGTCGCAATCCATTTAGAGGTTTCGGTGCAAATCATTACCCCGTTTGCAACGGAAATTACGAAATTAGAGCAGAATATTCCAGTCGGTGGAAGATTAATTCAAGGTGAGGTTCCGCAATTTTATAATAATGGCGGCAGTGGAATTACACCATCTATTCAAATACCACAACCAGAACGTTAA